The sequence GTGGCGGCGCAAGCCACCACGGGCCCGGGCGGCACCTATGCCATCGACGGTGTGTCCGCCGGCTCGTATTCGGTTCGGTTCACCGCGCCGGGCTGGGTGACCGTCGTCATGGAATCGCAGACTGTCGCGGCGGGCCAGTCGACGTCCGTATCGACGACGATGGAGGAGCGGGCCTACGAACTGAACCCGCTCACGGTGACGACCTCCCGCACGTACGAGAAGGCGCTGGAGGCGCCGGCGGCGGTGGAGGTCGTCTCGACCCGCGATCTCGAAGAACGCCAAGTGACGTCTCCGATCGAACACGTGGAGCACCAGCCCGGCGTGGACGTGGCCCGCACGGGGATCCGCGGCCGCACCGCCGTATTGCGCGGATTCAACAACGTCTTCTCCAGCCGCACGCTGTTCATGACGGACAACCGGATCGCGCGCGTGCCTTCGCTGCGGGTGAACATCTTCTACCTCAACCCGACGTCGGAACTGGACATGGAGCGGGTGGAGACCGTCCTCGGGCCCGGATCGGCGCTCTACGGACCGAACGCGGCGGGCGGCGTCGTCCACTACATGACGAAATCCCCGATTCGCTCGCCGGGAGCCAGCTTCTCCGTGGGCGGCGGCCTCCGTCAGCAGGGCAACGATGCGGGGCTTGGCAGCGGCCCCATCCAGGGCGAAGACGCCGGGCTGTTCCAGTTCGATGGGCGCATCGCGGTGGCCCCGAGCGACAAGTTCGGGTTCAAGATCTCGGGCCAGTACTTCGACGCCACCGAATACGTCTTCAACGACCTCGTCGAGGCGCAGGTGCAGGGCGCGGGCCAGGCCTGTATCGCAGCCGGCTTCGACCTCACCTCGCCGGCCTGCCAGCCGTTCGCGTCGGGACTCGACCTGACGAATCCGGCGGATCAGGGCGTCGTGGCGCAGTCGGCCCGGAACGTGGCGATGGGGCGTGACGACGGGCACAGGAACTGGGGCGTGGACGCGCGCATGGACTTCGAGCCGTCTCCGGGGACGTCGCTCATTCTCGCCGCGGGGCGCAACGTCGCCGCGCAGGCGACGGAACTCACGGGTCTGGGCGCGTCCAACGTCACCAACTGGGGCGTCACCTACGGGCAGGCCCGTCTCCGGCACAGGGATCTCTTCGCGCAGCTCTTCTACAACTACAACACGAACGACGAAGCCTTCCTCCTCCGCTCCGGCCGTCCGATCTACGACAACTCGTCCCTGCTCGTGGGACAGCTCCAGTACCAGTCCCGGATCGGATCGGCGCACCGGCTCATCTACGGGGTCGACTACCTGGGGACGAACCCGGCCAGCGAGGGGACGATCAACGGAAAGTTCGAGGACGACGACCAGACGACGGAGGTCGGCGGCTACCTCCAGTGGGAGTGGGCGCTGAGCCCGAAGGTCGATCTCACGGGCGCCTTCCGGTACGACTACAACAGCAACCTTGCGGATCCCGTCTTCTCGCCGCGCGCCGCGCTGGTCTTCAAGCCGGATGCTTCGAACTCGTTCCGCCTGACGTTCAACCGGGCGTTCTCGACGCCCACGTCCACAAACCAGTTCCTGGACATCTCGGGAGGAACGATCCCCATCACGGGCACGCCATTCTTCTACGATCTGCGCGCGACCGGCTCCGCCGGCAACGGACACATGTACATGAGGGATTCGAACGGCATCCCGATGCACATGTCGCCCTTCAGCGTACTGGCGGGCGGGAGCCCGCGGCAGTTCATGCCCTCCACCACGGCGCAACTGTGGAGCACGGCGGTGAATCTTCTCGGCGTCGCCTATCCGCAACTGGCTCCGCTGGCGCCCCTGATCCCCGTTCCGTCGGCGGATCAGGTGGGCGTGCTCGCGCTGCTGCTCGATACGGAGGTCGCGGGGGGTGGAGCGCCGCCGCCGGGCTGCGTGGCACCCCCGTTCTGCGAGGCCGTCGACCTCGCCGCTCTCCAGGACATCGAGGCGCTGGGGCCGACCGTGCGCAACACGTTCGAGTTCGGGTACAAGGGGGTGTTCGGAGATAACGTGTCCGTCGGAGCCAACGCCTGGTTCACCCGCTTCGACAGCTACATCGCGCCCCTCCGGATCATCTCCCCGCACGTCTTCCTCAACGGCCCACAGTTGGGGACGTACCTGGCGGGCGTGTTCCGACAGTGGGTCGGCGTGGCGTTCCCGGACGAGGCCACAGCCTTGGGGACGGCGCAGCTTATTGCGACCGAGGCAGCGAAGATTCCCTTGGGGGCCGTGACTCCCACCAGCGCCGGTGGCACCGCCGCGGCGGTGGCGCTCGGATACCAGGATGCCGGCGGGTTCGACGTGATGGGGGGCGAGTTGGGCGCCGGCTTCCTCCTGAGCGACCAGTTGGAGATGGCTACATCCCTGTCCTTCATCAGTCGAAACACCTTCGAGACCGCGGGCGAACTCCTGAGCGAGGTGTCCCTTAACTCGCCGACGGTGCGCGGGACGGCGTCGCTCACCTACCGGAACGACGAGTCGGGGGTCAACGGCGGCCTGCGCTTCCGGGCGCAGAACGGCTATCCGTTCAACTCAGGGCCGTGGGTGGGCGATCTCGAGGCGGTCACCACGCTGGACGCGAATTTCGGCTTCCGTATTCCGGGGTACGACGACCTCTGGTTCCAGGTGGACGTGTCGAACGTCTTCGACCAGGCGTACCAGAGCATGGTGGGGGCGCCCGCCATCGGCCGCGTCCTGCTTGCCCGGATGCGCTGGGACTTCAACCCGTTCTAGCCGACCCGTGATCCGGCTGGCCAGTCGCGATCCGGCTGGTCGGCCGCAGACCGGGGTGAGGGAGCGCGATCGACCCCCTCACTCCGGTTCGGGAGAATGCCGGGGGTGGGGCTCGAACCCACACGGGGATGGACCCCTTCGGATTTTAAGTCCGATGCGTCTGCCAATTCCGCCACCCCGGCGCGCGCGGCGGGCCTGAAGCTAGCGTCGTCTCGTCTTGCGAACCACGCGGCGGCGGGCCCAGCATGGGTCAGGGACTTCCAGGGACTTCGCCGGGAGGCCAAGATGATCCGATTCCCGAAGCGGCGCGCCGGTTCAGCCGCCGTCGCGCTACCGATCCTGCTCTTCACCGCCGGCGCCGCGTTCGCGCAGGCGCACCCGAACCCGGCCACGCCCGACTCGCTGCGCCAGATCCAGACGATGGAGCCACGCATCGGGCCGCCGGGCACCGAGGTCAGCCTCTACACCGAGAACATCCCGCTCCAGGCGCGGGTGGTCGTCGGCCTGGGAGCCATCGGCACGGGCTTCGAGGAACTCGGGACCGGCGATCAGGGCGAGTTCGGCGAGATCGGAGCCACCGTGAGCGTGCCGGAGACCGCGACGTGGGACCGCGCGGTCGTCTTCATCATCTTCAACGGGAACTTCGCGCCCACGGGGCTCTCCGACCCGTTCCACGTGACGGATGAGGCGGGCCGGATTCAGCGCACCGGCTCGATCGCCGGGCAGGAGAACGGTTGTGTGACGTTCGAGGATCGGGACGGGTACTTCTACACGCTGGCCGGCGACGTCGGAGATGCCGCGGCCGGGGACTACCTCATCGTCGAGGGGTCCGCGTCGCGTTCGGTCGCCTGCCCGCACGCAGACACGATCGAGGTCGACCGCATGGAGGAAACGGAACCGTTCGAGCGCCCCCGCGCCGAGCCGTTCCGCTAGCTGCCAGCTGGTGTCGCGGTAGCTTCCTCGCCGGCGCCGGGCGCTTCAGCGCCTGGACGATCCGGTGACTTCGACGAGGAAGATGACGACGAGCGTGATCAGGACGGGGATGGCGAGGAGCCATTCCTGCAGTTCGGGCATCGCGTCTTCTCCTTATCGTTTTCCGGTGCTGCCGAGCCCGCCGGCGCGGTCCGTCGAGATCGCCACCGGCCCCTCCTCCCAGCGCGCGACCCGGTATCTGTGCAGGACGACCTGGGCGATCCGTTCGCCGTGTTCGATCCGAATGGGGTGCGGCGCCGAGTTGAGGACGAGGACGAACCACTCGTCCGGATAGTCGGCGTCCACGGTACCGGGCGCATTGGGCACCGTGAGCCCGCGCTTCCACGCGAGCGAGGACCGCATGCGGATCTGCGCCTCGTAGCCGTCGGGCAGACGGGCGCGAAAGCCGGTGGGCACGAGCGCCCGGTCGCCGGGTTCGAGGACGATCGAAGGCGTGCCGTTCCCGGTGGAGGTCGCGGTCTCGGAGATGGTCTCGCGGCTGGCTCCCCGATGAACCCGGACCGGCCCACACGTGAGATGCGCCCGGATGTCGTAACCGGCCGACTGCTCCGTGGCTCGCGTCGGAACGCGAACATCATCCGCCAGCTTCTCGAAGATGACGCACGCACCGTCGGCGTCGGACAAGACCCCTCCTCCACCTGTCTGATCGTTCAGCGGAACCGACGTGCCCATTCTGCGGCGGCGGACATGAATCTGTCGAGATGTTTCCCGGTCGCTTCGTCCGCCAACTCGAGATCGTCGTCGAACACGCCGCCCGCCCCCGAGAGCAGGACCCGCGGCTGCGGCATCACGTGGGCGTTCAGCCCCGCGAGCGACTCGCGCAGGGAACGCTGGGCCAGCGCCGTCCCGAGGCGGCCCGGCGTCGCCCCCATGATCGCGACGGGCTTCCCGTCCCACGCCTGCGGACGCGGGGGCCGCGACCCCCAGTCCACAGCGTTCTTGAGCACGGCCGGCAGGCCTCCGTTGTACTCCGGCGTCACGAGCAGCACCAGGTCCGCTGAGTGAACGGCGGCCTTGAATTCCGCGACCTCGTCCGGATCGCCCGCAGCCTCCACGTCTCCGTCGTAGAACGGCAGCCGCGAAGGATCGAAATCCCGGGTCTCGACGTCTTGCGGCGCCCGCGAGATGGCGGCCCGCAGAAGCGCCCGATTGAACGACCGCCGCCGGCAACTGCCCGCGATGGCGAGCATGGAGACATGATTCATGGGACGGCAGAGTGCATGGCAGCGGCACGCCGCGCAAACGGGTGGGACGGCAGGCCACCGACGTTCCCGCGGGAACGCGGCGGGACTCCCGACCCGCGCCGTTACTCCCGGATGGCCCCCGACACCCGTCTCACGACGACGGTCGGCACGTCAAAGGCGTCCAGTTCCACGTAGGCGGCGAGCCCCCCCGGCCCGAAGGCAGCCGGCATCCGAGCTTCCGCAAGGGTCCCGATATACCGCCCCTCGGCGGTGATCAGATCGACCGGACCGGGGCGAGTCGGCGGCAGCGTATTCGGTCGCCCCCCGACGGCGGACTGAAAGGCCCCCACGATATCCAGGTCGGGAAACCCGTCTGCCGGTGTACGGAGCACCCATATCCTGCCTTCCCAATCCGCATCGAGGGCATCGATGATCTCGACTTCGCCGGGAAGGTCCAGGTCGTTCAGGCGTGCTACAAACGCTTCGACTCCCCCGAACAAACCAAGCATCTCGGCCCTGTCTCGGCTCTCGGCAGACTCCTGCTCCAGGCGAGTCCGCAGGGAGTTGGCGAAGGCCCTCCGATTGCGCTCGTCCCAGGGTCGTGCCGGAAACGGGCGGGTGAGAATCCGACCGACGTTGCCGGCGGGCTCGACGATCCGAACTGCATATGCGGTGGAATCCGAAAACGCTACGCGTCCGTTCGGAAGTGGGGCGAAATGGAACTTCACCCGGTCGTCCGGACTGCCGGAGGCCCGGATGAGGGGCACCTCGCGGGCCTCCTCTCCCTCAAACTCCACTCGGGCCACCTCCCGGGGTCCGGGTTCGATGGAGACCCGGCCCTCCGTCGTATTGTCTTGCCGCTGCACGTCCCACACGAAAGTGACGCGCGAGAGGAGGGTTCCTTCTCGGTCCGCCTTGCGGACTCGGGGGTTCGCCGCTGGCGTCAGGCCGGCCGGCAGATCGTGGCGCGGGCCCACGCCGGGGAAGCGGACCATGCGTTCGAACTCCCCATCCGGACCGAAGACGTGGTACGCAAAATGTCCCTTGTCCGGGACGACCGTACGTCCGTCGGCGAGAGCGAAGGCCTGATTCGCCTCGCGGAACTCGCCTGGGCCGTCACCCCTGCGCCCGAACGCCGCGACGAGGCTTCCGGAGGGGTCGACGACCACGACGCGAAGCTCGTCACCGACCAGATCCGAGATGTGCAGGTTGCCGCGCGCGTCAAAGCTCACCGCGGAGACGTAAGAAAAAAGCTCCCACTCCCTGTCTCCGTTTCCGACGCGGTAGACCTCCGTGAAATCGGCGGTCAGGAGGCGATCTTCGAGCGGCAACTCGACGACCGGCTGCGCTGTGGCGTTCCCGGCGCCGCTCGCGAATCCGGCCCAAAGGCAGACCGCAGCAGCCATCGCGGAGGTCCGGCGGCGGGCGCGGGGTCTTTCGTGCCTTGATGTATGCCGTGTATGCATCGATGCAGAACTGTCCGTTTCCGGTCCGGTACAGCCAGCCACCACGAGGTCACGAGGAGGCCGACCGATGAACGAGCGTCCTATCCTGCTACACGCCGCTCGCGGGGTCTACTCCCTGCCCCTCTGTCTCGGGCTCATGCTCGCCACGGCGGGCGGGGCCGTCTCTCAGAGGTGGTGGGATGACGAACCGGAGGGCCTCCCCGGCGTGACGGCCCGCTGAGACGAAGGCGGCTCGGTGCGGAGCGGCTACGACTTCGCGATCGCGGGCGGGGGCGTCATCGGCGCCTCCATCGCCTTCCACCTGGCGGAGCTGTCGGGCGCCTCCGTGGCCCTCTTCGACCGGGGAGAGATCTGCAGCGGGGGCACCCGCCGGTCGTGCGCGATCATCCGCAGCCACTACTCGGTAGCGAGCAACACCGCACTCACGCTCCGGAGTCTCGACGTGTTCCGCGGTTTCCGGGAGGCGCTCGGCGAAGACGACGTGGCGTGCGGCTTCGTGAACTCGGGCTATCTCATCCTCGCGGGGCCCGGGGCGTTCGCCGACCGGCTGGCCGACAATCTGGCCCGCCAGCGGAAGCTGGGCGCGGACACGTGGCCCATCGACCGGGCGGAGGCGCGCGAGCTGCACCCGCGGCTCGAAGTGGAGGACGTGGCAGCGATCGGCTGGGAACCCGCGTCCGGCTACGCGGATCCGGTCGCCACAACCCGCGGGTATGTCACGGCCGCCCGGCGGCGCGGGGTCGCGGTGTTCGAGCACACGCCGGTGGAGCGGCTGCGCGTCGCGCCGGAGGGCGGCCATCCCGCGGCCGGTCGCGTGACGGGCGTGGCCACGCCCGACGGGACGGTGGAGGCCGGGTGTGTCGTGAGTGCGGTGGGGCCCTGGACTCGCGGTCTCTACAGTGACTCCGGTCTATCGGACGATGCCGTCGAAGCCCTCCGATTAGAGGTGTCGCGACACGTCGTGCTGACGTTCGGCGGCCCGTCGTCGTATGGTCCTGAAATTCCTGTTGTAAAGGATCTTACCGTCGATAACAAGATGTATTTTCGACCCTCCGATGGCGGTGTCGTGCTCGTGGGGACCGGAGATTTCGGAGACCCGCTGGGAGATCCCGACCGCATGCCCCCCGCCGCTCCGCGCGACCTCGTCTCCCTGCAGCGGGCGCAGATCGGAGCCCGCATGCCGGCCTTCGAGGGGGCGCGTCTCACGGATTCGTGGGTGGGGCCCTACGACATTACGCCGGACTGGAATCCCGTGTTGGGTCCCGCGCCCGGCCTGCCCGGTCTGTACCTCGCGTACGGCTTCTCGGGGCACGGGTTCAAGCTAGCCCCGGCCATCGGGCGCTGCGTGGCGCAATCCCTGTTGGGGCAGACGCCCGACGTCGACCTCGCCCCGTACCGCCCGGAACGCTTCAGCGAAGAAGCGCTGCTCCTCGGGGCCTACGGCAGCGGATCCATCTCGTAGCGGCTTGGCGGTCCGTGCCAAGAGCCTCGCTGCGTTCGAGCGGCGCGAGGAACGCTAGCGATGCTCTCGGTGTTCGCGGTATCGGTACGGCACCGGCAAGTGTTCAGGCGCGTACCGCTCGCCTTCATGGCCCCGCACTCCCTCGTGTTCCCGCGGTTGCAGGTGCTCGGAAGCGCGCCCGTCTTCGTGGGGAAGGTCTCCGGAGGGAGCCACGGCGGGAGCGAGCAGGGGGGCAAGCGCAAGGAGGCCGACGACGCTCATGCCTCGCCAGCCGCCCGCGGGCGGCTGCGGCGAACCGCGTTCGTTCAGCAGGCGCCGAACACGCCGTTCCAGTTGTGAGCGGCGCCGACCGATGCAGGGTACGGGGATGCTCCGATCGCGCGGGACGACCCACCCGGCCACTTCGGTCAGGCAACTCGCCATGGCGAAACGGTCTTCGAGCTGGCTCGCCGCCCAGTCGTCACACTGCTCCTCGGTGGCGAGGCGTACCTCACGCACCGCAAGCCGGATGAGAGGCTGAAAGAAGAAGATCGCCTGCACGACGTTCAGGATCCCCAGCCGGACCGTGTCGTGGCGCCGGTGGTGCGCGACCTCGTGGCCCAGAAGCGCAGTGAGTTCGCCATCGTCCAGTTCGTGAAAGGCGCGAACCGGCACACAGATTTCGCGACGGGGTCCCACGCCGAGCGCCAGCGGCGAACCGAGCGCGTGGCACTCCGTCAGGCGCGGCGGCGAGTCCAACGCCGCTCTGCGGCTGAGCGACGCCAGCGCACGGGAAGCCCGCGTATCCGCCACCGGCTCGCGATGGAGGAGGCGGCGCCGGAGCATCGCCAGCCGAAGGAGGTAGAGGGCGAGCAGGCCGCTCGCGAGAATGAGCCACGCGGCGCCGGCGGGCCGGGACCAGCCCGGGCTGATCGCGGCATCGCTGTGGGCCGGCTCGCGGTCGCCGTGGGCCGCTTCGCCTGAGCCGCGGAACTCAACGCCCGCGCGCAGGGGGATCGGCGCGACGACCGCACCACCGCCGTGCTCACCCTGTTCGCCCTCAGCGTCGGGTCGCTCCGCGCCGCTGACGAAGGCAGGCGCCGGAAGCCGCCAGATCGCCGCCTCCGGCGAGACGAACGCCCGGGTCGTCGGCGTGATGAGACTCGCGGCGAGCGCCGTGCACCAGATCGTTTCCTTCAGACGCGGATGCGTCCGGGGGAAGAGGCGCAGACCGAGCCAGGCGGCGCCGCACCACAGCGTGCTATGCACGAGGAACGCGAGCAGCCACGCCATCACGCCGTTCATCGCGCTCCACCCTTCCGTTTCGCGGCGACGAGGGCCCTGAGATCATCGAGATCCTCGACGTCGACCTCGCCGGATTCGATCAGGTGGTTGACCAGCGCCGCGCTGTCGCCGGAGAACAGGCGCTGCACGAGATCACCGACCATCCCGTCGCGAACATCCGTCTCGGCGATCGCGGGCCGGTAGATGAACTGCCGGCCGTTCAGTCGGTGACTCACGCACCCGTACTCCTCGAGCTTGCGCAGCATCGTCTTGATCGTCGTGACGGCAAGACCGCGCTCCTCGAAGAGAGCCCTGTGGACCTCGATCGCCGGCGCTTCACCGCGCTCCCACAGTACGCGCATGATCGCGAGCTGCAGGTCTCCGAGTCGACGTTTCCGTTTCATGGCTGGCCCTTCCGCATTGGGACCTGGCGGCGGTTACCGAGATAGTCATATCCATCGACCCCGGATCCCGACAAGGGTTCCCGGGGTCGATGGATCGCGAGGCAACCGCCTGCGGTCTCAGCTTCCCGGTCCGATCTCGATGTGGACGCTGAACGCCGTGAAGCTCTGACCCCGGGCGTCGAGTTCGACCGGATTCGTTTCACCCGCCCCGATCACGATCCGGGGCGTCGGGCCCAGTTCGACCCCGTTCGACAGGTGGATTTCGATCCGCACGTCCGCCACGGCCGCGCCGGTCGTGTTCGTGAGCGTACCGGTGAAGGTCTCGTTCGGCTGGTCGTAGCGAAGGACGAGATCGACGCCCGCGCGGCTCTCCCTCGCGGTATCCGACAGTTGGTATTGCGTGCCGCTCTCGCCCGGCTCCGTTGAGCTGTTGCCGCATCCGGCGGCGGCGAGAGTGGCGGCCATGACCACGGCCATCGTCAGGATTCTCTGCAGCTTCAT comes from Candidatus Palauibacter australiensis and encodes:
- a CDS encoding BlaI/MecI/CopY family transcriptional regulator; the protein is MKRKRRLGDLQLAIMRVLWERGEAPAIEVHRALFEERGLAVTTIKTMLRKLEEYGCVSHRLNGRQFIYRPAIAETDVRDGMVGDLVQRLFSGDSAALVNHLIESGEVDVEDLDDLRALVAAKRKGGAR
- a CDS encoding M56 family metallopeptidase, giving the protein MNGVMAWLLAFLVHSTLWCGAAWLGLRLFPRTHPRLKETIWCTALAASLITPTTRAFVSPEAAIWRLPAPAFVSGAERPDAEGEQGEHGGGAVVAPIPLRAGVEFRGSGEAAHGDREPAHSDAAISPGWSRPAGAAWLILASGLLALYLLRLAMLRRRLLHREPVADTRASRALASLSRRAALDSPPRLTECHALGSPLALGVGPRREICVPVRAFHELDDGELTALLGHEVAHHRRHDTVRLGILNVVQAIFFFQPLIRLAVREVRLATEEQCDDWAASQLEDRFAMASCLTEVAGWVVPRDRSIPVPCIGRRRSQLERRVRRLLNERGSPQPPAGGWRGMSVVGLLALAPLLAPAVAPSGDLPHEDGRASEHLQPREHEGVRGHEGERYAPEHLPVPYRYREHREHR
- a CDS encoding FAD-binding oxidoreductase, whose product is MRSGYDFAIAGGGVIGASIAFHLAELSGASVALFDRGEICSGGTRRSCAIIRSHYSVASNTALTLRSLDVFRGFREALGEDDVACGFVNSGYLILAGPGAFADRLADNLARQRKLGADTWPIDRAEARELHPRLEVEDVAAIGWEPASGYADPVATTRGYVTAARRRGVAVFEHTPVERLRVAPEGGHPAAGRVTGVATPDGTVEAGCVVSAVGPWTRGLYSDSGLSDDAVEALRLEVSRHVVLTFGGPSSYGPEIPVVKDLTVDNKMYFRPSDGGVVLVGTGDFGDPLGDPDRMPPAAPRDLVSLQRAQIGARMPAFEGARLTDSWVGPYDITPDWNPVLGPAPGLPGLYLAYGFSGHGFKLAPAIGRCVAQSLLGQTPDVDLAPYRPERFSEEALLLGAYGSGSIS
- a CDS encoding NAD(P)H-dependent oxidoreductase, translated to MNHVSMLAIAGSCRRRSFNRALLRAAISRAPQDVETRDFDPSRLPFYDGDVEAAGDPDEVAEFKAAVHSADLVLLVTPEYNGGLPAVLKNAVDWGSRPPRPQAWDGKPVAIMGATPGRLGTALAQRSLRESLAGLNAHVMPQPRVLLSGAGGVFDDDLELADEATGKHLDRFMSAAAEWARRFR
- the dut gene encoding dUTP diphosphatase, encoding MSDADGACVIFEKLADDVRVPTRATEQSAGYDIRAHLTCGPVRVHRGASRETISETATSTGNGTPSIVLEPGDRALVPTGFRARLPDGYEAQIRMRSSLAWKRGLTVPNAPGTVDADYPDEWFVLVLNSAPHPIRIEHGERIAQVVLHRYRVARWEEGPVAISTDRAGGLGSTGKR
- a CDS encoding TonB-dependent receptor; this translates as MTGFGVRFGRNAGRGTLLLAAVIAFGALPGAAWAQGRIAGSVTDDATGAPLAAVLVEVVGAQGAVAAQATTGPGGTYAIDGVSAGSYSVRFTAPGWVTVVMESQTVAAGQSTSVSTTMEERAYELNPLTVTTSRTYEKALEAPAAVEVVSTRDLEERQVTSPIEHVEHQPGVDVARTGIRGRTAVLRGFNNVFSSRTLFMTDNRIARVPSLRVNIFYLNPTSELDMERVETVLGPGSALYGPNAAGGVVHYMTKSPIRSPGASFSVGGGLRQQGNDAGLGSGPIQGEDAGLFQFDGRIAVAPSDKFGFKISGQYFDATEYVFNDLVEAQVQGAGQACIAAGFDLTSPACQPFASGLDLTNPADQGVVAQSARNVAMGRDDGHRNWGVDARMDFEPSPGTSLILAAGRNVAAQATELTGLGASNVTNWGVTYGQARLRHRDLFAQLFYNYNTNDEAFLLRSGRPIYDNSSLLVGQLQYQSRIGSAHRLIYGVDYLGTNPASEGTINGKFEDDDQTTEVGGYLQWEWALSPKVDLTGAFRYDYNSNLADPVFSPRAALVFKPDASNSFRLTFNRAFSTPTSTNQFLDISGGTIPITGTPFFYDLRATGSAGNGHMYMRDSNGIPMHMSPFSVLAGGSPRQFMPSTTAQLWSTAVNLLGVAYPQLAPLAPLIPVPSADQVGVLALLLDTEVAGGGAPPPGCVAPPFCEAVDLAALQDIEALGPTVRNTFEFGYKGVFGDNVSVGANAWFTRFDSYIAPLRIISPHVFLNGPQLGTYLAGVFRQWVGVAFPDEATALGTAQLIATEAAKIPLGAVTPTSAGGTAAAVALGYQDAGGFDVMGGELGAGFLLSDQLEMATSLSFISRNTFETAGELLSEVSLNSPTVRGTASLTYRNDESGVNGGLRFRAQNGYPFNSGPWVGDLEAVTTLDANFGFRIPGYDDLWFQVDVSNVFDQAYQSMVGAPAIGRVLLARMRWDFNPF